The genomic window TCGGCGTCGGCCAGTTCAGCCCCCCGCATGCGAGAAGTTGGCCAGCGAGGTTCTACACGGCACACGATGTGGACGACCGAGTCGTCCGAACATTCGTTGGTCCAGGAAAAACCGGCGGGGTTCAGCGCTGATAGCCGGCTTATCGCTACAGTGTGGCAAGGTGAAAGCTCGACCGGGCTTATTGGATGAGCAGTAGCTGCCGCGTCCGAGTGCCCGTCGCGAAAGGAGTTTCGGCGGTGTCGACGGTACCGGTCACCGCTGTTTTCGTTTCCGAGAGGACACTTCAGGGATGAATCGTAAATCTCGGCCGCCGAATCTGTTCAGTCACCTCGATGAACCCACCGCCACCTCCGTACCGGCCGGTGACGGCCAAGTGTGTCCTCCGGTGTTCAGCAGCGCCGTGTCGGGTCCCGCGGCGACGGACGACGCCGCGGTCCCGGCCGGCAGTGATCAGTGAAACCGAAGGAACTAGCCTGGGATCTCGGGTACGCGGCGGGCTGGCGGCTGGTGCGTGCCATGCCGCAGCGGTGGGCGAGCCGTCTGTTCGACATCGCGGCCGACCGCTCCGCCCGTAACGGTGGACCAGACCAGTTGCGGCGCAACCTGGCTCGGGTATTGGCCACCGCGCCGGAAGAAGTGCCGGACGACCTGGTGCACGCGAGCTTGCGCTCCTACGCTCGCTACTGGTGCGAAGCGTTCCGGCTGCCGTCGATGAATCCCGTACGGCTGGCCGAGACCATCGAATCCTCGGCCAGCGGGCTCGAACACATCCACGAGGCGGTCGAGCGCGGACGCGGCGCGGTGCTGGCCTTGCCGCACAGCGGGAACTGGGACTTGGCGGGGGTCTGGATCGTGCAGCGGGTAGGTTCACCGACGGTCGTGGCCGAGCGGCTCGCGCCGGAATCTTTGTTCCGGCGCTTCGTCCGGTTCCGTGAGCGTTTGGGTTTCGAGATCGTCCCGCTCACCGGCTCCGCGACGCCACCGTTCGAGCACCTCGCCGCGCGGCTCCGGCAGGGGCGCATAGTCGGGCTGCTCGGTGAGCGCGATCTGTCCGGCAGGGGCGTGCCGGTCGCGTTCTTCGGTGAACCTGCCCGCATGCCCGCCGGTCCGGCCCGGCTGGCGATCGACACCGGTGCACCGCTGCTGCCGGTGCACTGCTGGTTCACTCCCGGAGGCTGGGGATTCCACGTCGGTGCGCCGATCGACACGACGGGCGGAGTGCGGCACACCACTCAAGTGCTTGCCGATCGATTCGCCGCCGGCATTGCCGCGCACCCGGCAGATTGGCACATGCTGCAAAGGGTGTGGATCGCCGACTACACGGCCGACGAGCTAGCCCGCATGCGCGCTCGCCGCGATTGAGCAGATCGCCGGTGCCGATTGTTCGGCCAAGGGACACCTGCTCGGCCGCGCTGGCCAGCGAACGGATGACGGAGCCGAATCAGGCGGCGACGGCTTGTGACTGGACTCTCGCGACAGCGGGCTGCGGCGCTGTCTTCATCCAAGCCAGTGCCGCGGCTCGCCATCGCTTCTCGGTCCGCCGCCGTTCGTTTCCGATGCCCACAACCGCTTTGGGTCAGGGTTCGAGATAGAGCCGTTCGTTGGGGAGCCGGGGGAATCCGTTCGCGGCGGTGTCGACGGTTACCGCGTCGAGGTAGTGGCGGTCTCGGTGGTCGGCGACGAACACCAGCGCGGCGGTCAGGCACGCGACGAAGTCCATGCGGACGCCGTGCAGGAACACCGACAGGTGCACGTCCGGCTCCTCCGGTCGCGGTGAGACGGTGCTCATCGCGAATGCTCATGGGGCGGGGTAAGACACGCGTGCACTCCGTAGAGCACCGCCCGGCCGGAGGGGCGGAACACCGAATGCGCGGCGGTGATCCACCCGCGATACTCCGAGCCCTGATCGGCCGGTGACGGCAGCGCGACTTGATCGCCGTTGCCCAGCACCGTGATTCGGCGGCTGCGATACAACGCCGCTTCGGCCGCGACCATGGTTGCCGGGATGTCGGAGCGTACGAGGAATGTCCACGTGTGGGAGCGGGGGTGGGTGACGATCGGCCCGCCGCCTTGCTTGGTGGTGTCGAGATGGATCTTGACCGACTGCCCGAGTTCGGAGGGCATCTCGATCGCCCACACCATGCCCGCGGTAAAACTGATTCGCCCGGTGCCGGGTTCGATCACCGCGGGAAGGTTGCACACCGTGCGGTAATAGGCGACCCGGGAACGGGGTGTATCGGCGCCGACCCGCGCGAACGGATCGGTATGCGGCGGAGTGTTGCTCACAACAGCCTCCCGGTCACTGCATCGAACAACCCCATCGCTGGAACACCCTCCCTGTTCGCTCGACATACGCGGAGCGTCCGCCGCCGGGGACCGATAAGGGGCACCGCATCGACCCGGCGGCGGAGCCGGATATCAGCTTGCTGGTCCGGTTGTGTTCGAAAGGCCAGTGAAGGGACAGGTTTCGGGTAGTGAGGGGCGGTGTGGCGGGGATCGATCTACCCTCGGGGCATGGGCCAGCACGCTGGGGAGCGGATTGCCGCGGAACGCAAGATCGCTGGACTGAGCCAGCAGCAGTTGGCGGGTCGGGCCAAGTACAGCCTGAGCATGGTCAAGGCGGTCGAACAAGGGCGTGAGGTGGCGTCCCCTGGGTTCATCGCGGCGGTGTCCGGCGCGCTCGGCGTCGAACCGGAGCGGCTTCAGGGCAATCCCTATGTCGATACTCTCGCCGAAGAGGGGCCGATCGAAGGGCTTGCCGAACTGCGCACGGTGCTGGCGGAAGGCGCGTACGTGCGAGCGGTCGAGCCGCTCCCTTTCGAGGAGCTGACTGCCGGCCTCACGGCGGTGCAGGTGGCTCTGCGGAGCGACCGCACACGTCGTGCCCTGGTGTTGCTCCCCGATCTGATCCGGCAGTTGTACGGCGCGGTCCACGCCGCGCGGAACGACCGGGACCGCGCGAAGGCGTACGAGATGCTGTGCGCGGCGTATATCGCCGCCGAGGGGGCGTGCGGCCGACTGGGCTACTCGTCGTTGACGGCGCTGGTGCTGGATCGGCTGGATTGGGCCGCGGCGCACGCCGACGATCCCGCCTATGCCGTCCGCAGTCTGATCAAACGGTCGCGGCTCCTCATCGCACATGGAGCGACCGACGTGGCGATGTCACTGGTCGATCGTGGCCTGGCTCTGGTGCCCGGTGACAGCGAGGCGGAAAAAGTCCTTCGCGGGTACTGCCACCTGCGCGGCGCGATCGTCGCCGCCCGTGCGCGACGCCTCGACGACGCACGAACCCATATCGGTGCGGCACGGCGGATCGCGAGCCCGATGGCCGGGGAAAGCTCGCTGTACACAACGGATTTCGGCCCGGGAAACGTCGAGGTGCACGCTTGCGCGGTCGAGCTCGAGGCCGGCGACCCCGGCAAAGCGGCGCGTGACGGTGCTGCCTTGGCCCTCCCGCCCGATATGGCCGCGCCACGGGCGGGGCACCACTGGCACGACAACGCCCGCGCCTGGCTGATGACGGGGAAACCCGACCAAGCCCTTGCCGCGCTCAACAAGGCCCGTGCCGCGGCACCTCAACAGACGCGCCTGCACCCGTCGGTCCGCGAGACTTTGTTCGGCATCGCCGCCGCTCAGCGCCGCCAGACCGAGAGCCTCGTCGGCTTCGCCTCCTGGCTCGGCGCGAGCCTTTGAGCCGACCTGCTGCGGTTGGCAGGGTTGCCGACGTTCGGCGGCGCCACCGCAGCAGTTGTCGTTCCCGTCACGACCCCGACCCTCGTCGCCGAGGCCGCGGCCACCGGGAATTCGGCCTGGTCGGCCCCGTGATCAGTAGTAGAGGTAGTAGCCGCCGCTGTTGCCGGTGGTCGATGAGCCGGGCGTGAGGTTGGTCTGGCCGCCCGGGGTGAGGTTGGTCTGGCCGCCCGGGGTGAGGTTGGTCTGGCCGCCTGGGGTCAGATCTCGCTGGCCGCCACACACCAGGTTGGGCCAGGAACAGGTCGGCAGGTTGGGGTCCTGTTCGGCATGGGCGACGCCGGCCGTCACCAGGCCGGCACCCAGCAGGGCGGGTGCCGCGGCGATCGCCAGGGCGCGTGCGATGCGGTGGGTGCGGGTCGAGCGCTGGTTGGTCGTCATACAGGTTGCTCCTTCGTGTCCTCTGGCGGGGCGGTCCCGCTGTCGTTGTGACGCTGTCCAGCCTCATAGACGCCGGAACCTGCCGAAAGGACACCCAGGGGGCGGGACGACGCACCCTCATCGTGGTTCGATCACACTCAGGTGGCCTCCGGTTCGGTGCGCCCGCCGTTGGAAGATCGGCAACCCGCGACAGTTGAAAACGCGATCAGTCCGGCACCCCGGTCGGGCAATGCCCCGTGCGGCAGCACCGGTGATCCGTACGGAACGAGCAGCGAGACCAGCAGCTCCGGTCCCCGGCGCCAGCCCTGACCAGCAGTGCGATCACCGTGGTGGACAGCGATCGATAGACCTCCGACGGCAGCACGGTGATGAGCGCGGCGGCGTGATGAGGATCAGCGCGGTGGATGCCGTCCAATTCGTCGGCGACGTGACCAAGCTGGTAATCGGCCGAAAATCGTTGCAGCCGACTGTATCCCGTTAAGCCGAGAGTGCACGACACCCGTCGAGCGGGCACCCTGATGTAGCGGACCAGCCGTAGGCCGGTTCGCATGCGATACCTGTCCAGACGCCGCCCCGGAGACGGCGATGTCGAGGGGATGCTGAGATCCGTTTATTTCCAACTGGTTTGAATCTATTGGCAAGCCGGTCGGCTGCGCTGCTCGACGGCTCGGATCACGAGCCTGTCAACGAACGATAGCGTTCGCGAACGTCGCGCGCACGCCGACATGGCTCACTTCCCACACCTCGAGAGACTGGCAGCAGACGCGTTGCCGAATGCACTACGAGCGCGTAAGGGCAAACCAGTAGCGATCGAATTGTCTTGTGTGGAACCAATTTCCGGAATATGTCCGTCTGTTCAGGTCTGCGACGCCCTCCTGCTGCGGAATGTTCCACCACTGCCCTCCAGCTCGGCCGGTGGGTTGGACCGCTCGGACACCGTGTCTGAGTTGCATTGTCCTGCACTGTGATTCCTCACAGAAGTTTGCTCAAAGAATTCCGGTCGGTTTCGACGCGCGACTAGATGTGTTGTGCGGTAGCCTCTTTCGCTATGTTCGTGGTTGAGGAACTTGTTGCGCTTGTGGTTGCGCTGGGTGATGGACGGGTTGCGGCGGGCGTCGGGCAAGAACATGTGGAACGACTACTACCGCGTGCGTGACGATCCGCGCGCCTACGCGGACGAGCACACCGGCGATCCGGACGGTGTGCTGGTTGTGGATGACGCCGGATCTCTGCACAAGAACGTGAAAACCCTTCGGACGCAAGTCATATGCCCGCGTCCGAGAGGTGTCGTCGAGAGCTGCCGACTCGACGATCTCGGCAGCGGGCATGTCCCCGCTGCGTCGCGGCGCCGGACACTGCCGGTCACCGCGGCCGACTTACGCGCCAAACATAGTGGCGCACAACTCATTTCATGGCAGTCGACAGCGAAGTCGACCCGACTACGCGATGGTTCCGTAGCCGGAAAGCCGTGGATTCCCGAACAGGCGACGGCCGCACTGCCGTCCGCCTCGCGGATCACCTCCCCCGGACCCAGTCGCGGACCCCTCGCTCGGCGCATACCGACGCCGACTCCCGCGGGCGACCACGAAATCGCCGACTACCTGCGTTCCGCCCCCACCGAGACCAGCGACGACTAGCTCACCGAAGTCGCGGTGGCGGCATCGACGCCTGCTGCCGAACAGCCGATTCATCGGCAAACCGAACGCCCTTTCCAGGCCCGTGGTCGCCGCCGCATGCCCGACTCCGCTCGCTATGACACCGAAGGAGCTCACCGCCAATGGACAATCCCACGTCACCGTCAGAACATCAGGAGGATGGGCGCCTGGTGGCGGCCATGTCCGGACGGTCGAGCACCGCGCACACGGTCGTGGACGGCCGCGTGCGCATCGGCGCCCCGGCGTCGAACGGACATACCCTCACCGACTCCGTCGAGCAGCTCGACGCCCAGCCCGTCGCGCCGGTCGACCAAGCGGCGATCGTGACCGAGCGGATGCGCGAAATCCTGGTCACCGGAAGTGATTTCGACGACATCTACCGCCACGTCCTCACCGCCCCAGGCAAACGGGTCCGCGCCAGGCTGGTGCTGGACTGCCACCGCCTGCTGCCGTCGGCCGTATCGGCTTCCGTTCCCGACGCCGTCGACCTGGCCTGCGCGATGGAGATGCTCCACGAAGCGTCGCTGATCCACGACGACATCTGCGACAGCTCCCTGCTGCGGCGCGATTCCCCCTCGGTGCCCGCCTTGTTCGGTATCCGAACCGCCGCCCGGGTCGGATTCCACATGGCGGGCACCGCATTACAGGTCTTGGCGCGGGTGCTCGAGGACAACCCCGTGGTCTGCGGGCAGCTCGGTGAGGCTCCGGGCGTCACCTACCTGGACAGCATCTCGGATCTTTCCGCGGGGCAGCTCGTGGAGACCATGACCCCCGACGTCGACGATGCCGCGCTGCGCAGGCACTACGAGGTCGTCGCGGGCGCGAAGACCGGCACCCTGTTCCGGCTGGCCTGCTCGTACGGCGGCACGGCGGGCGGAGTCGACCACGAGCGGCTGCGCGACTTGATGCGGTACGCGGAGCAGTTCTCCCTGGCCTTCCAGATCATGGACGACGTGCGCGACGTCGAGGGCGATCCCGCCCTCGGCAAGGAGGCCTGCGGCGACCTGGACCGCAGGGTGCCGACCTGGCCGGTGATCGAATGGCTGGCGATACGCCCGGACGCTCGCGAAATGTGGCTCTCGCCAACGACTTCCAGCGCCGAGTTGCAGGCCGACCTGGTGCGCAGCGGGGCGACCAAAGCCGCGCACGACGCCGCCGTTCGCGCCGCCGAGACGGCGTGCGAGGCGCTGGAGACGTTCCCGCCGACCCCCGCGCGGGACGACCTGCGCAACCTGGCGCTACAGGTGGTGTCGCGATGACCGGAGGAAGACTCGGCATCCTCGCCAACGGGCTGCGCAACCTGCGCCGCGCACCCGACATCGCCGCGCTGCGAGCGGCGGGCTCGCCGGAGGAACTGGCCAGGCTGGCGCTGATCCCGGCGGCACGCAACATGGGCATCGCCATCGGTTTCCTCGGTAAGGACCTACGGGCCGAGGCCACCGCGGCGCTGCTCGCCTGCCGCGTGCTCGACGCCTACGAGGACCTGATCGACCGTCCGCTGGCGGGCGACGCCGTGCGGACCGCCGCCGAGTACCTCACCGGCGGCACCGGCACCCCGCCGCCACCGCCGGAGCGGGTCGCGGTTCGCGACAGCGAGGCCGTCGACCTGGTGCTGGCCGAACGCATCCCGGACGTGCGCGCGCTGGTGTCGGCGTTGCCGGTCGCGGGACAGGAACGCGTGGGCAGCCTGCTGCTCGATATCGGCGATGTGATGGCCCGCAACCTCGATTCCCCGCTACCGCGGGTCGCGTACAGCGAGGGGGTGCTCGGCCGCGTGACGCATTACGCGTGCACGCTGGTCGCCGAAGAGGCCTGTGCCGAAGCCGATTTGCGCGAGCTCACCGCGTGCGTCGGCGTCATCGCCCAAGCGGCCAATGACCTGCGCGACGGCGAATTCGCACTCTACGGCGTCGCCGACCGCGCCGAACTGACCCGAGCGGTGATGCTGCGACTGCTGGCGCCGGCTCTGGGCGGGTTCGCCCTGTTGGCGCGGCTCGGCCCGCGCACCCCCCACCCGGGCGCACGGGCGGCGATGGCGTACATGACCATCACGACGACCGGCTTCCTGTGCACCACGGTCGGGGCACCGGTCCCCTACCGGCGACCGATCGGTGCGACCGCGCTGGCGATCCTGTCGCCCAAGCGCTGGGCCAAGATGGTCGAGCGAGTCCAGGGATGCGCCGACGCGGCGATCCACCGGGTGCTCGACACCTCGCCGGAACTCGGCACCGGTTCCGACGCCGCGGCGCGGCTGCTCGGCGTGATCGACCCGAGCACGCTGTCGCCCGCGATGGTTCCGCTGATCATCGACACGACCTTCGCCCTCGTGCGGGCACTGCCGGACGAACCGCTGACGGGCAAACTCTCCGACGCCGACATCCGCACCATGATGATCGCCGATCACCTGGCCTTCGGCGCCCTGGACCGGCTGCCACCCCGCGGGGCCGACGAGATGCGCGCCCTCGCAACGAGTTTCCAGCTGGCTGCCCTCGACAGCACAACCCATGGAGGAGACCGCCCGTGATCAGTTCGTCATCCGACCCCGGCATAGGAACGCCCGACACCAACACCCGAGGAGATCACCTATGACCACCGTGCCAACCCGTCCCGGCGACGGAACGCCCCCGGCATCGTCCGACCGACCACCGTTCAGCCGCCGGGTGCTGAAGCTCGAGCACCCGGCGAATGTCGGCCCGCTGCTGCACATCCTGGCGTGGGTCGTGCTGCTCGCCTTCGGCCTGTTCGTGCCGATCGCCACGAACTGGTACCTGGCGGCGCCGCTGATCCTCCTGCTGACCCTGCTGAATTTCTCCCTCACCATCGGCGTGATGCACATGCACACGCACCGGGCGCTGTTCGTCTCGCGGCGGATGAACCGGTTCGTGGACATCATGTGCTGCCTGCCCGCCACGCTGACCTCGGCGGAGATGCGCGAGGTGCACGTGCTCAACCATCACCGGTTCAACGACGGACCGGGCGACGTCACCTCCACCGAGGGCATGGAGCGCGGGCTCGGCGCCGTCTGGTACTGGATCAGGTACGGCACCATCGTCAAGAACCACACCATGCGAATGATCTTCGCCGCCAACCCCTCCGAAGGCCGGCGCAAGCGTCGCCACACGTTCGTTCTCGACCTGACGCTGGCCTTGGCCCTGCCGATCGGCATCTGGTACGTCGCGGGCTTCGAACGGTTCGCGCTGTTCTGGGGCCTGCCGTTCCTCATCACCCAGGTGAACTCCGGTTACTTCGCCTGGCTGACCCACGCGCCGGCGCGGGTGTTCGAGGACGACCCGAGCAAATCGCTGAACACCGCGGGTAACTGGCTGAACTTCTTCATCTTCAACCAGGGCTACCACAGCGTGCACCACCGGTACCCGGGTGTGCACTGGTCGCAGATCCCCGACAAGCTCGACTTCATGCGCCAGGTCGACGCGGCCGTCATCGTGCCCTACTGGATGACGATCCAGTCGTCGTGGCGCTTGGTCCGGCCCGGTGGCTTCCTCGACGCGCGCTACGGCGAGCGGTGGAAGGCCAAGCTGGACAAGCGGATGGAGACGGGGACGGTCCGCCCGCGGTTCCTGCCCTGGTTCGCATGGATCTGACCACCACGCAGCAACAGGTTCGGGGCGCGCTGGCGGACCGCCGCCGGCTAGTCCCGTTCCTGCTGGCCTTCGGCGTCTACGGCGTCGCCGGAGTGACCGTCCCGCTGCTGCTGTTGTTCGCCGGGGGCTGGTGGCTGCCGAAGACCGTCGACGAGGGACCCCACCTGGCGACCGGTCCCGCCATCGCCATCGACGTGCTGCTGCTCGCGCTGTTCGGCTTGCAGCACTCGGGTATGTCACGCCCCGCGTTCAAGGCATTCATCACCCGCTGGGTGCCAGAAGCCTTGGAGCGCACCGTCTACATCGTCATGGTCTGCGTGGTCGTGTGGGTGATGTGCCTGGTGTGGCAGCCGCTGCCCCAGCGGATCTGGTCGGCGGACGGCGTCGTCGGGACCGCGCTCGACGCCGGGTTCTGGCTCGGCTTCGTGCTGGTCTACGCGGCGACGTTGCTGCTCAACCACTTTCACCTGCTCGGCATCAGTCAGGCATACCGCCACTACGTGATCCAGGTGCCGGACGCGACCATGGACCGCCTGCAGGTGCACGGGCCCTACCGTTTGGTGCGTCATCCGTTGATGACCGGCCTGCTGCTGTCGTTCTGGTGCGCCGGCGACATGACGGCCGGGCACCTGCTGTGGGCGGTCGGGTTGACCGGCTACATCCTGCTCGGCACGTTCCTGGAAGAGCGCGACCTCGTCGCTCGCTTCGGTGCGGCCTACCGCGCCTACGCCGAGCAGGTGCCCGCCTTCTTCCCGTCACCGCTCGGCCCCTCGGCGCGGGCACGTCTGCGCCAAGCTCTTTTCGGCCGTTCGGATCAGCCGCTGTGACGGCCGAGTGTCGTTCGGCCTGAACGGCTTTCGCACCACCGCAGAAGCCGTGGCCAGTGTCGCCGCACATCGACCTGGTCATCGGCTGCGCATTGTCCGCCACCGGTTCGTCCCCAGTACGGGAACGCCCCGGTGGCCCCTGCTCGAAGTTGGGAGAGGAAACGACGTGAACAGCGTTCGCGAGGGCAGCGGAACCACGGCGGGAACGGCCGACGGGCACGGCGCCGGTCGTGCCCACGGCAAGGCGATCCTGCTCGGCGAGCACACGGTGGTGCACGGCACGCCCGCCCTCGCGTTCCCCTTGCCGACGCTCTCGGTGCGCGCGGTCGCCCGCCAGGCTCGATCGCAGTACGCGCACGAAGGCGATTTCCTTGCAGGACAGCAGTTTCGGTTCGTCGCGGGCAATGGGGCCACCGCGTCGTCCGGTGCGCACGTCGCGGTCGAGGAGGCGTTGCGGCGGTGGGGTTCGGTGGGTGAGGCGGTCGAGGTCGTGCTCGACTGCGAGATCCCCCCCGCGCGCGGCCTGGGGTCCAGCGCCGCGTGCGCGGCGGCCGCGGTGCGGGCGGTCGCCGACCTCTACGGCCGGATCGTCGGCTCCGACGCGCTCTACGAGTTGGTGCAGTGCGGTGAACAGTTCGCGCACGGCCGCGCCAGCGGCGTGGACGCCAGCGCCGCGGTCGCGACCGGGCCGATCCGGTTCCAGGCCGGTGCGGCGCGCGAGCTGACCGTCGGCGTGGACGCCGCACTGGTAATCGCCGACACCGGAACAGCGGGCGCCACGCAGCACGCGGTGGCCGCCGTCCGCCGCAAGCTGGACGCCGACCGACCAGCGGCCGACCGGCTGCTGGAACGCGCGGCGAATCTGATCGAGTCGGCCGCGGCCGATCTGTCGGCCGGTCACGCCGAGTCGCTCGGCAAGACACTGCTCGAATTCCAAAGCCTGCTGGCCGAACTCGGCGTCAGCACACCCGAGATCGACACCCTCGTCACCGCGGCATCCGACGCGGGCGCCTACGGCGCCAAACTCACCGGCGGCGGCCTCGGTGGGTGCGTCCTCGCCCTCACCGAGACCGGCGACGGCGCCGCGAGCGTGCGCGCCGCACTGCACCGGGCGGGCGCCGTGCGGACCTGGATCGTTCCGACCCGAGGCGCACAACCATGACCGATTCACGATTCCCCTCGCTACCGGAGTTCGAGACACGCCAATGACATTCACAGCTGGAGCAGAGCTGGCCGACCCGCTCGCGGATCGGTTCGGCGACAACGTGATCGGTGACGCGGCGGTCGCCGTCGCGCACCCGAACATCGCCTTGGTGAAGTACTGGGGCAAGCGCGACGAGACGTACTTCCTTCCCGTCACGGGAAGCCTCTCGATGACCCTCGACATCTACCCGACCACGACCGCGGTGCGATTGAGCTCGGAGCCGGGCGACACGGTCGTGCTCAACGACCGCCCGGCGGTCGGCGACGCGCACGCCAGAGTCGCGCGGTTCCTGGATCTGGTGCGCGCGCGGGCGGGCCGCGACGAATACGCCGTGGTCGTCTCCACCAACGCCGGACCGACCGGCGCGGGCCTGGCCTCCTCGGCGAGCGGCTTCGCCGCGCTGGCCGTCGCCGCGGCCGCCGCCTACGGACTCGACGCGGATGCCCGCGCGCTGTCGCGGCTGGCTCGGCGAGGCTCCGGCTCGGCCTGCCGTTCCATCTTCGGCGGGTTCGCGGTGTGGCACGCGGGGGAAGGCGACGGCGAGGCCGGAGACGCGAGTTCCTACGCCGAACCGATCGACGGCGACGCGCTGGATCCGGCGCTGATCGTCGCCGTCGTCGACGACGGGGCCAAGGCGGTATCGAGCCGCGAGGCGATGCGGCGGACCTGCGACACCTCGCCCTTCTACCGGCCGTGGGCCGACGCGTCCCGGGTCGACCTCGAGGAGATGCGCAAGGCGATCGCGCGCCGTGATCTGCCCGCCGTCGGGGAGATCGCCGAGCGCAACGCCCTCGGCATGCATGCCACCATGCTGCTGGCCAGACCGTCGGTCCGATACCTGTCGCCGCGGTCGGTCGCGATCCTGGATCGGGTGCTCGCGCTGCGCGCGGACGGCATCGCCGCGTACGCCACCATGGACGCCGGACCGAACGTCAAGGTGCTGTGCGCCCGCGCGGACGAGCAGCGAGTGACCACCGCCCTGCGCGACGCCGCCGACATCCAGGTGGCGCATCTCGGCCCCGGTGCGGCGCTAGTCCGAGACGACGAGCGATGATCACCTGTCGCGCTCCGGGAAAGCTTTTCATCGCGGGCGAATACGCCGTCGTCGAGCCGGGACATCATGCCGTTCTCACCGCGGTCGACCGCTATGCCACCGCCACGGTCGTCGAGGCCGATGACGAGCTCACGTCGCTGCATTCGGAACTCGACGGCGGCGTGACCCTGACCTGCGGGCGCATCGGCGACGGACTGGTTCCCTCCGATGGCGTCGTGCCGCCGAACTTCTCCTACGTCTTCGCGGCGGCCGCGATCATCGATCGGCTGCTCGTCGAACGCGGTATCGTGGCGCGCCCCTACCGGCTGAGCATCAGCACCGACCTCGCCGACGAGGACGGCAGAAAGCTCGGTCTCGGTTCCAGCGCGGCCGTCACGGTGGCCACCGTCGCGGCGCTGAGCCGGTTCTATCAGCTCGATCCCAGCCTGATGGACCGCTACCGATTGGCGATGCTGGCCACCGT from Nocardia bhagyanarayanae includes these protein-coding regions:
- the mvaD gene encoding diphosphomevalonate decarboxylase, which encodes MTFTAGAELADPLADRFGDNVIGDAAVAVAHPNIALVKYWGKRDETYFLPVTGSLSMTLDIYPTTTAVRLSSEPGDTVVLNDRPAVGDAHARVARFLDLVRARAGRDEYAVVVSTNAGPTGAGLASSASGFAALAVAAAAAYGLDADARALSRLARRGSGSACRSIFGGFAVWHAGEGDGEAGDASSYAEPIDGDALDPALIVAVVDDGAKAVSSREAMRRTCDTSPFYRPWADASRVDLEEMRKAIARRDLPAVGEIAERNALGMHATMLLARPSVRYLSPRSVAILDRVLALRADGIAAYATMDAGPNVKVLCARADEQRVTTALRDAADIQVAHLGPGAALVRDDER
- a CDS encoding helix-turn-helix domain-containing protein; the protein is MGQHAGERIAAERKIAGLSQQQLAGRAKYSLSMVKAVEQGREVASPGFIAAVSGALGVEPERLQGNPYVDTLAEEGPIEGLAELRTVLAEGAYVRAVEPLPFEELTAGLTAVQVALRSDRTRRALVLLPDLIRQLYGAVHAARNDRDRAKAYEMLCAAYIAAEGACGRLGYSSLTALVLDRLDWAAAHADDPAYAVRSLIKRSRLLIAHGATDVAMSLVDRGLALVPGDSEAEKVLRGYCHLRGAIVAARARRLDDARTHIGAARRIASPMAGESSLYTTDFGPGNVEVHACAVELEAGDPGKAARDGAALALPPDMAAPRAGHHWHDNARAWLMTGKPDQALAALNKARAAAPQQTRLHPSVRETLFGIAAAQRRQTESLVGFASWLGASL
- a CDS encoding phosphatidylinositol mannoside acyltransferase gives rise to the protein MKPKELAWDLGYAAGWRLVRAMPQRWASRLFDIAADRSARNGGPDQLRRNLARVLATAPEEVPDDLVHASLRSYARYWCEAFRLPSMNPVRLAETIESSASGLEHIHEAVERGRGAVLALPHSGNWDLAGVWIVQRVGSPTVVAERLAPESLFRRFVRFRERLGFEIVPLTGSATPPFEHLAARLRQGRIVGLLGERDLSGRGVPVAFFGEPARMPAGPARLAIDTGAPLLPVHCWFTPGGWGFHVGAPIDTTGGVRHTTQVLADRFAAGIAAHPADWHMLQRVWIADYTADELARMRARRD
- a CDS encoding methyltransferase family protein: MDLTTTQQQVRGALADRRRLVPFLLAFGVYGVAGVTVPLLLLFAGGWWLPKTVDEGPHLATGPAIAIDVLLLALFGLQHSGMSRPAFKAFITRWVPEALERTVYIVMVCVVVWVMCLVWQPLPQRIWSADGVVGTALDAGFWLGFVLVYAATLLLNHFHLLGISQAYRHYVIQVPDATMDRLQVHGPYRLVRHPLMTGLLLSFWCAGDMTAGHLLWAVGLTGYILLGTFLEERDLVARFGAAYRAYAEQVPAFFPSPLGPSARARLRQALFGRSDQPL
- the mvk gene encoding mevalonate kinase gives rise to the protein MNSVREGSGTTAGTADGHGAGRAHGKAILLGEHTVVHGTPALAFPLPTLSVRAVARQARSQYAHEGDFLAGQQFRFVAGNGATASSGAHVAVEEALRRWGSVGEAVEVVLDCEIPPARGLGSSAACAAAAVRAVADLYGRIVGSDALYELVQCGEQFAHGRASGVDASAAVATGPIRFQAGAARELTVGVDAALVIADTGTAGATQHAVAAVRRKLDADRPAADRLLERAANLIESAAADLSAGHAESLGKTLLEFQSLLAELGVSTPEIDTLVTAASDAGAYGAKLTGGGLGGCVLALTETGDGAASVRAALHRAGAVRTWIVPTRGAQP
- a CDS encoding polyprenyl synthetase family protein, whose product is MSGRSSTAHTVVDGRVRIGAPASNGHTLTDSVEQLDAQPVAPVDQAAIVTERMREILVTGSDFDDIYRHVLTAPGKRVRARLVLDCHRLLPSAVSASVPDAVDLACAMEMLHEASLIHDDICDSSLLRRDSPSVPALFGIRTAARVGFHMAGTALQVLARVLEDNPVVCGQLGEAPGVTYLDSISDLSAGQLVETMTPDVDDAALRRHYEVVAGAKTGTLFRLACSYGGTAGGVDHERLRDLMRYAEQFSLAFQIMDDVRDVEGDPALGKEACGDLDRRVPTWPVIEWLAIRPDAREMWLSPTTSSAELQADLVRSGATKAAHDAAVRAAETACEALETFPPTPARDDLRNLALQVVSR
- a CDS encoding DNA-directed RNA polymerase subunit beta — translated: MSNTPPHTDPFARVGADTPRSRVAYYRTVCNLPAVIEPGTGRISFTAGMVWAIEMPSELGQSVKIHLDTTKQGGGPIVTHPRSHTWTFLVRSDIPATMVAAEAALYRSRRITVLGNGDQVALPSPADQGSEYRGWITAAHSVFRPSGRAVLYGVHACLTPPHEHSR
- a CDS encoding fatty acid desaturase — protein: MTTVPTRPGDGTPPASSDRPPFSRRVLKLEHPANVGPLLHILAWVVLLAFGLFVPIATNWYLAAPLILLLTLLNFSLTIGVMHMHTHRALFVSRRMNRFVDIMCCLPATLTSAEMREVHVLNHHRFNDGPGDVTSTEGMERGLGAVWYWIRYGTIVKNHTMRMIFAANPSEGRRKRRHTFVLDLTLALALPIGIWYVAGFERFALFWGLPFLITQVNSGYFAWLTHAPARVFEDDPSKSLNTAGNWLNFFIFNQGYHSVHHRYPGVHWSQIPDKLDFMRQVDAAVIVPYWMTIQSSWRLVRPGGFLDARYGERWKAKLDKRMETGTVRPRFLPWFAWI